Proteins encoded within one genomic window of Thermococcus celer Vu 13 = JCM 8558:
- a CDS encoding DUF1858 domain-containing protein: MMLDVRGVQPPQPAIRIAEALGKLKVRETLEVIGDRPFVDFIPGLEEAGYEIEVKEVGGAFVLRVTKTENSRELSMEVRECDDKLDEITENTNVGKLLKAYPESLRVLVKYGFSPLETPGTRRSLAKTITLRKAKELIGMSDGKFEEMMEELRAIKRIKA; this comes from the coding sequence TGCGGAGGCCCTAGGTAAGCTCAAAGTAAGAGAGACCCTCGAGGTGATAGGCGACAGGCCCTTCGTCGATTTCATTCCAGGGCTCGAGGAAGCGGGTTACGAGATCGAGGTTAAGGAGGTCGGAGGGGCGTTCGTCCTCAGGGTAACGAAGACCGAGAACTCAAGGGAGCTCTCGATGGAAGTCAGGGAGTGCGACGATAAGCTGGACGAGATAACGGAGAATACCAACGTGGGCAAGCTCCTCAAGGCCTACCCGGAGTCGTTGAGGGTACTCGTGAAGTACGGTTTCTCGCCCCTCGAGACCCCCGGGACGAGGAGGAGCCTCGCAAAAACGATAACCCTGAGGAAGGCGAAGGAGCTCATCGGGATGAGCGACGGGAAGTTTGAGGAGATGATGGAGGAACTTAGGGCCATCAAAAGGATCAAAGCCTGA
- a CDS encoding transcriptional regulator — protein MRTNAFEVASRYVYPSLRRRLVEILREKGLKQVEIAELLHITQSAVSRYLGMDRGALVDVSRYPDIDGELRSLVEEVIERKPDEYYIHRRLVEISLEMLGKGYVCSFHSKIDPEVNPEECRVCLELFG, from the coding sequence ATGAGGACCAACGCCTTCGAGGTGGCCTCGCGCTACGTTTACCCCTCGCTGAGAAGGAGACTCGTCGAGATACTCCGCGAGAAGGGGCTCAAACAGGTAGAGATAGCGGAGTTGCTCCACATAACCCAGTCCGCCGTTTCTCGATACCTCGGGATGGACAGGGGCGCGCTGGTGGACGTTTCCCGATACCCCGATATAGACGGGGAACTCCGGTCTCTCGTGGAGGAGGTCATCGAGAGAAAGCCCGATGAATACTATATTCACAGGCGTTTGGTTGAGATCTCCCTGGAGATGCTCGGAAAGGGTTACGTCTGCTCTTTCCACTCAAAGATCGACCCCGAGGTAAACCCCGAGGAGTGCCGCGTCTGCCTCGAACTTTTCGGGTGA
- a CDS encoding sugar phosphate isomerase family has protein sequence MKRALVTLTPPEGKRLIARAVAAMPEVQDALKHGFVYIATGTTAAYVAEEILGEDIEKEKWTVGVISRGRTCVTPKETWPKHLVLYRGEPFDDPLEALKRMGPRDVFIKGANAIDINWNVAVFAAAPDGGTIGKTYGWTITKGVFTITPVSLEKFVPTPVEESARLTGIHSFDWGTGLYAALVPIPHSHPVTEVEAYRILAGVEAIPIAAGGAGEAEGSVTLVLEGDEEAMERAREVTKEVKGEPYLRPYTEDCSVCPFAKICGPGSGAL, from the coding sequence ATGAAAAGGGCCCTCGTTACACTCACGCCGCCTGAGGGCAAGAGGCTCATCGCCAGGGCCGTTGCGGCGATGCCGGAAGTTCAGGACGCCCTCAAACACGGTTTCGTGTACATAGCCACGGGTACCACCGCGGCCTACGTGGCCGAGGAGATACTCGGCGAGGACATCGAGAAGGAGAAGTGGACGGTCGGAGTTATAAGCAGGGGTAGAACCTGCGTCACACCGAAGGAGACCTGGCCGAAGCACCTCGTCCTCTACAGGGGCGAGCCCTTCGACGACCCGCTCGAGGCCCTCAAAAGGATGGGGCCGAGGGATGTCTTCATCAAGGGCGCCAACGCGATAGACATCAACTGGAACGTGGCGGTTTTCGCGGCCGCCCCCGACGGCGGGACGATAGGGAAAACCTACGGCTGGACGATAACCAAGGGGGTCTTCACGATAACGCCGGTGAGCCTCGAGAAGTTCGTGCCGACGCCCGTGGAGGAGAGCGCCAGGCTCACGGGCATACACTCCTTCGACTGGGGGACGGGCCTCTACGCGGCGCTCGTGCCTATACCCCACTCCCACCCGGTTACCGAAGTTGAGGCCTACAGAATTCTTGCGGGCGTTGAGGCCATCCCGATAGCCGCAGGAGGTGCCGGGGAAGCCGAGGGGAGCGTTACCCTCGTCCTCGAGGGGGACGAGGAGGCGATGGAGCGGGCGAGGGAGGTAACCAAAGAGGTTAAAGGGGAACCCTACCTCAGGCCCTACACGGAGGACTGCTCGGTCTGCCCCTTCGCAAAGATATGCGGCCCTGGAAGCGGTGCCCTCTGA